In Fusarium fujikuroi IMI 58289 draft genome, chromosome FFUJ_chr08, one genomic interval encodes:
- a CDS encoding related to Zn(II)2Cys6 transcriptional activator codes for MPFSCYQCRYRKLKCDRSSPGCSRCSATGTKCQYPSSRKKPVITATRPRVKELESRLVDLEYRLKATQEEGYQSFRPFEPSENQLTETGRYEQLPPQEIIEELTNVFFTEVHCDAQYIHPSRYLASLYLPPHMQPPMCLQYIIMARAALVSPPHKHLADPFYRRARYYLEADEQKGEGEYFVTLAHTQCCVLMSHFEVQNMWFSRSSMSTSKSVRLSQILGLHQLDGKNDWRRNATLPEPKDWCELEERRRTLWAVFCSDKHTSGTTGWPSLMDVNKISTLLPASDEAFQLGMEEPSTSLPQVLGGDNSLCSSFGYRIMTTHLFHECLDHTYQDHQASDLTDISNSQFWKCHRDLDTSLSTAFITLPETLRGSHTQEATNINLQLHTASICIHRVGAVQAKKHNISADVLSNTQARLVPSADAIFNIIASQPDVTAMFGKPLVTFAAYMATYVFLEDYVSAQNRTSEMKMTALMDLMITIGRENPVTASAAIQMAHELRKTGIDASAVDKVQDLMDERIAKGPLLGQQNTDEGSVLFCPFDGPSGPAPPGVPSEILRGNLSGFP; via the exons ATGCCGTTTTCGTGCTATCAGTGCCGGTACCGCAAACTAAAGTGCGATCGGTCGAGCCCTGGATGCAGCCGCTGTTCCGCCACCGGCACAAAATGCCAATATCCCTCTTCGCGCAAGAAGCCTGTGATAACAGCGACACGACCACGGGTCAAAGAACTCGAGTCGCGATTGG TCGATCTCGAATATCGGCTCAAGGCGACGCAGGAGGAGGGATATCAATCGTTCAGACCCTTTGAACCGTCGGAGAATCAACTTACTGAGACGGGGAGATATGAACAGCTTCCTCCACAAGAAATTATTGAGGAGTT GACGAATGTCTTTTTTACAGAGGTCCATTGCGATGCGCAGTATATTCACCCTTCGCGATATCTTGCATCGCTGTATCTTCCACCTCATATGCAACCACCCATGTGTCTTCAGTACATAATCATGGCGCGAGCTGCACTTGTTTCACCGCCTCATAAACATCTTGCAGATCCTTTTTACCGAAGAGCGAGATACtatcttgaagctgatgagcaAAAG GGCGAGGGAGAATATTTCGTCACTCTGGCTCACACACAATGTTGCGTCCTCATGTCCCATTTCGAGGTGCAAAATATGTGGTTCTCCAGATCATCGATGAGTACATCAAAGTCTGTGCGTCTGTCACAGATTCTGGGCCTCCATCAGCTCGATGGTAAGAATGACTGGAGACGAAATGCAACGCTACCGGAACCCAAGGACTGGtgtgagcttgaggagaggcGAAGAACACTATGGGCTGTATTTTGCTCTGATAAGCATACGAGCGGTACTACTGGTTGGCCAAGTCTGATGGACGTCAACAAG ATCAGCACATTATTGCCAGCCTCGGACGAAGCCTTTCAACTTGGCATGGAGGAACCTTCAACGTCACTGCCTCAAGTTCTGGGCGGTGACAACTCTCTCTGCTCCTCATTCGGATATCGCATCATGACGACTCATCTCTTCCATGAGTGTCTCGACCATACTtaccaagatcatcaagcctcCGACCTAACAGATATAAGTAACAGTCAGTTCTGGAAGTGTCATCGCGATCTCGACACAAGTCTCTCCACAGCCTTCATCACGCTCCCCGAAACGCTGCGCGGGTCACATACCCAAGAAGCCACCAATATAAACCTCCAACTTCACACCGCGTCGATATGTATCCATCGCGTCGGTGCCgtccaggccaagaagcacaacaTCTCGGCTGATGTACTTTCCAATACCCAGGCGCGACTCGTCCCCTCTGCTGACGCGATATTTAACATCATCGCGTCACAGCCCGACGTGACAGCCATGTTCGGCAAACCCCTCGTTACATTTGCAGCATACATGGCGACATATGTGTTTCTCGAAGATTATGTGTCGGCGCAGAATCGCACCagcgagatgaagatgacagcgCTTATGGATCTCATGATCACGATTGGACGTGAGAACCCTGTTACTGCATCTGCAGCCATACAAATGGCGCATGAATTGCGGAAGACTGGGATTGATGCATCTGCTGTTGACAAGGTCCAGGATCTTATGGATGAGAGAATCGCAAAAGGGCCGCTTTTAGGACAGCAGAATACGGATGAGGGCAGTGTCTTGTTCTGTCCATTCGATGGACCTTCTGGACCTGCGCCACCTGGTGTACCAAGTGAGATACTGAGGGGTAACCTCAGCGGTTTTCCTTAG
- a CDS encoding related to NIT3 Nitrilase: protein MAPIYKVAVIQFEPKAIVVEENFAKAESYLRSAASKGCDIAILPEFHLTSWVPEHPEFISASKASTGYLSKYQALAKELSINIVPGTICEVHSVPDSKDEELRNMAYFLAAATGEICGSYQKKNLWHPERPHLTSSTHTPHTAFDTPLKHADGRPVRAGMVICWDLAFPEAFKALVNDGADIILIPSYWFMDDNGEEGAGLNPDSERIFLNCTLTARAFENTAAIVFCNAGGLSCVNMPILGALGRIEVGEEKMEIVDLDLDVLRVAEETYKIRMDMKSEGWHYKYNMNSGSTA from the exons ATGGCGCCTATCTATAAAGTTGCTGTAATTCAATTTGAGCCAAAG GCCATCGTTGTCGAAGAAAACTTTGCAAAGGCAGAAAGTTACCTCCGCTCAGCCGCCTCAAAGGGATGCGATATCGCGATTCTCCCTGAATTCCACTTAACGTCATGGGTCCCCGAGCATCCCGAATTCATATCGGCCAGCAAGGCATCAACAGGATATCTCTCGAAATATCAAGCTCTAGCTAAAGagctcagcatcaacatcgttCCCGGCACAATTTGCGAAGTTCATTCGGTTCCTGATTCTAAAGATGAGGAGCTCCGCAACATGGCGTACTTCCTTGCCGCAGCAACAGGCGAGATTTGTGGCTCTTatcagaagaagaatctcTGGCATCCTGAGCGCCCGCATTTAACGTCTTCGACACATACGCCTCATACTGCATTCGACACGCCGCTTAAACACGCCGATGGGAGACCCGTACGCGCTGGTATGGTGATATGCTGGGATCTAGCATTCCCCGAAGCTTTCAAAGCGCTCGTTAACGACGGCGCTGATATAATACTCATACCATCATACTGGTTTATGGATGACAATGGCGAAGAGGGGGCCGGTCTCAACCCCGATTCTGAACGCATCTTCCTGAATTGTACACTCACAGCACGAGCGTTTGAGAATACGGCCGCGATTGTGTTTTGCAATGCTGGAGGACTGAGTTGTGTAAATATGCCGATCTTGGGAGCATTGGGGAGAATCGAGGTtggcgaggagaagatggagattgtggacttggacttggatgTTTTGAGGGTTGCGGAAGAGACGTATAAGATCAGGATGGACATGAAGAGTGAGGGATGGCATTACAAGTATAACATGAACTCGGGCTCAACGGCATAG